One window of the Streptomyces sp. TS71-3 genome contains the following:
- a CDS encoding MerR family transcriptional regulator, producing the protein MNATGGHGTGGYSVGQVASFAGVTVRTLHHYDEIGLLVPGGRSTAGHRRYGDADLDRLQQILFYRQLGFPLDEVAALLDDPDADPYDHLRRQHRLLTGRIERLTEMAAAIAQAMEARKMGINLTPEEKFEVFGDFDPDEHADEVHERWGGTEAYRESQRKAASYTKEDWKRITAEADAIGDRFVAAMESGIAPESDTAMDIAEDHRQAISRNHYACDHRFHACLGEMYVEDRRFTDNIDKRKPGLAAYMRAAIVANAARHG; encoded by the coding sequence ATGAACGCAACGGGAGGGCACGGGACCGGCGGGTACTCCGTCGGCCAGGTCGCGTCCTTCGCCGGGGTCACGGTGCGGACGCTGCACCACTACGACGAGATCGGGCTGCTGGTGCCCGGTGGCCGCAGTACCGCCGGCCACCGCCGGTACGGCGACGCCGATCTCGACAGGTTGCAGCAGATCCTCTTCTACCGGCAGCTCGGCTTCCCGCTCGACGAGGTCGCGGCGCTGCTCGACGACCCCGACGCGGACCCGTACGACCACCTGCGACGCCAGCACCGGCTGCTCACCGGCCGGATCGAGCGGCTGACGGAGATGGCCGCCGCCATCGCACAGGCCATGGAGGCACGGAAGATGGGCATCAACCTCACCCCCGAGGAGAAGTTCGAGGTCTTCGGCGACTTCGACCCCGACGAGCACGCGGACGAGGTGCACGAGCGCTGGGGCGGTACGGAGGCGTACCGCGAGTCCCAGCGCAAGGCCGCCTCGTACACCAAGGAGGACTGGAAACGGATCACCGCCGAAGCGGACGCGATCGGCGACCGCTTCGTCGCGGCCATGGAGTCCGGCATCGCGCCGGAGTCCGATACGGCGATGGACATCGCGGAGGACCACCGGCAGGCCATCAGCCGGAACCACTACGCGTGCGACCACCGGTTCCACGCCTGCCTCGGCGAGATGTACGTCGAGGACCGGCGCTTCACCGACAACATCGACAAGAGGAAGCCGGGCCTGGCCGCGTACATGCGGGCGGCGATCGTGGCGAACGCCGCACGGCACGGCTAA
- a CDS encoding glutamate decarboxylase translates to MPLHRAPQHAEAHRPVLVNPFHGEANPVGGMTEAPPKHRLPDAPLPPITAYRLVHDELMLDGNSRLNLATFVTTWMEPQASLLMQECQDKNMIDKDEYPRTAELEQRCVAMLARLWHAPDPAAAVGCSTTGSSEACMLAGLAFKRRWTHRRDRAGTAAGGRPNLVMGVNAQVCWEKFCNFWEVEARQVPMEGDRFHLDPVAAAELCDENTIGVVAILGSTFDGSYEPVEELCAVLDDLQERTGLDIPVHVDGASGAMIAPFLDEDLVWDFRLPRVASINTSGHKYGLVYPGLGWALWRSAEDLPEDLVFRVNYLGGEMPTFALNFSRPGAQVVGQYYTFLRLGWEGYRLVQQTARSVAVSLADRIEALGDFRMLTRGDELPVFAFTTLPEVTAYDVFDVSRRLREHGWLVPAYVFPPHREDLAVLRIVCRNGFSTELADLFVDHLGTLLPQLRTQPHPLTHDRAKATSFHH, encoded by the coding sequence ATGCCGCTGCACCGCGCACCCCAGCACGCCGAGGCGCACCGCCCCGTGCTGGTCAACCCGTTCCACGGGGAGGCCAACCCGGTCGGCGGGATGACGGAGGCACCGCCCAAGCATCGCCTCCCGGACGCCCCGCTGCCTCCCATCACCGCGTACCGCCTCGTCCACGACGAGCTGATGCTCGACGGCAACTCCCGCCTCAACCTGGCCACCTTCGTCACCACCTGGATGGAGCCGCAGGCCAGCCTGCTGATGCAGGAGTGCCAGGACAAGAACATGATCGACAAGGACGAGTACCCCCGGACGGCGGAGCTGGAGCAGCGCTGCGTCGCCATGCTCGCCCGGCTCTGGCACGCGCCGGACCCGGCGGCCGCGGTGGGCTGCTCGACGACGGGGTCGAGCGAGGCCTGCATGCTCGCCGGGCTCGCGTTCAAACGGAGGTGGACGCACCGCCGTGACCGGGCGGGGACGGCGGCCGGCGGCCGGCCGAACCTGGTGATGGGCGTCAACGCGCAGGTCTGCTGGGAGAAGTTCTGCAACTTCTGGGAGGTGGAGGCGCGGCAGGTGCCCATGGAGGGCGACCGCTTCCACCTCGACCCGGTGGCCGCCGCCGAGCTGTGCGACGAGAACACCATCGGGGTGGTCGCCATCCTGGGGTCGACCTTCGACGGCTCCTACGAACCGGTGGAGGAGCTGTGCGCCGTCCTGGACGACCTCCAGGAGCGCACGGGACTGGACATCCCGGTGCACGTCGACGGCGCCTCGGGCGCCATGATCGCGCCCTTCCTCGACGAGGACCTGGTCTGGGACTTCCGGCTGCCCAGGGTGGCGTCGATCAACACCTCCGGGCACAAGTACGGCCTCGTCTACCCGGGCCTGGGGTGGGCGCTGTGGCGGTCGGCGGAGGACCTGCCCGAGGACCTGGTCTTCCGGGTCAACTACCTGGGCGGCGAGATGCCCACGTTCGCGCTGAACTTCTCCCGGCCGGGCGCGCAGGTGGTGGGGCAGTACTACACGTTCCTGCGGCTGGGCTGGGAGGGCTACCGGCTGGTCCAGCAGACCGCGCGGAGCGTGGCCGTCTCGCTCGCCGACCGGATCGAGGCGCTGGGCGACTTCCGGATGCTGACCCGCGGCGACGAGCTGCCGGTCTTCGCGTTCACGACCCTGCCCGAGGTGACGGCGTACGACGTCTTCGACGTGTCGCGGCGGCTGCGGGAGCATGGCTGGCTGGTGCCGGCGTATGTGTTCCCGCCGCACCGCGAGGACCTGGCGGTCCTGCGCATCGTGTGCCGCAACGGGTTCTCCACCGAGCTGGCGGATCTCTTCGTGGATCATCTGGGGACGCTGCTGCCGCAGTTGCGGACGCAGCCGCATCCGCTGACGCATGACCGGGCGAAGGCGACGTCGTTCCACCACTGA
- a CDS encoding PadR family transcriptional regulator yields MSAIRLLVLAAVRQHGRAHGYQVYNDLEFWGAHEWSTAKPGSIYHALKQMAKQGLLHAHEDAPSTAGGPRRTEYEMTERGTETYLELLRESLVAYDQRPDALSSALGCMVDLPRREVLDLLTERVRRMEEWRTAVLEHYVPEDGPQKLGHLGELMDFWVHSADTGAAWTRGLISRIEAGAYTFAEEGEPFVGVLAEGQKNPYATGT; encoded by the coding sequence ATGTCAGCGATCCGCCTGCTCGTCCTCGCCGCGGTCCGCCAGCACGGCAGGGCGCACGGCTACCAGGTCTACAACGACCTGGAGTTCTGGGGCGCCCACGAGTGGTCGACCGCCAAGCCGGGATCGATCTACCACGCGCTCAAGCAGATGGCGAAGCAGGGACTGCTGCACGCGCACGAGGACGCCCCGTCCACCGCGGGCGGCCCGCGGCGCACCGAGTACGAGATGACGGAGCGCGGCACCGAGACGTATCTGGAGCTGCTGCGCGAGTCCCTGGTCGCGTACGACCAGCGTCCGGACGCCCTCTCCTCCGCCCTGGGCTGCATGGTCGACCTGCCGCGCCGGGAGGTACTGGACCTGCTCACGGAACGCGTCCGGCGCATGGAGGAGTGGCGCACCGCGGTCCTGGAGCACTACGTCCCCGAGGACGGCCCGCAGAAGCTGGGCCACCTGGGCGAGCTGATGGACTTCTGGGTCCACTCGGCGGACACCGGCGCCGCGTGGACCCGGGGCCTGATCTCCCGCATCGAGGCCGGCGCCTACACGTTCGCGGAAGAGGGCGAGCCGTTCGTCGGCGTCCTGGCGGAGGGCCAGAAGAACCCGTACGCGACGGGGACGTGA
- a CDS encoding helix-turn-helix transcriptional regulator, with translation MTAGESWGYPQASGAGGGSVVRRILLGSHLRRLRETGGITREAAGYSIRASESKISRMELGRVSFKVRDVEDLLTLYGVADETEREALLSLVKEANVAGWWHSYSDVLPGWFQTYVGLEGAASLIRLYEVQFVHGLFQTEAYVHAVVSRGNAEVQPAEIERRVALRLERQKVLVSENAPDFHVVLDEAALRRPYGGPEVMRGQLQHLIEVSERPNVTLQVMPFSAGGHAGESGSFAMLSFPESDLSDVVYLEQLTSALYLDKKEDVEQYERAMSELQHTSPNPAETRDLLRDLLRRI, from the coding sequence GTGACCGCAGGAGAGTCTTGGGGCTACCCCCAGGCGTCGGGCGCCGGCGGGGGCTCCGTGGTCCGGCGCATCCTGCTGGGCTCACACCTGAGACGGCTGCGGGAGACCGGTGGCATCACCCGTGAGGCCGCCGGCTACTCGATCCGTGCCTCCGAATCGAAGATCAGCCGCATGGAGTTGGGTCGGGTGAGCTTCAAGGTGAGGGATGTAGAGGACCTGCTGACGCTCTACGGCGTCGCCGACGAGACCGAGCGAGAGGCGCTGCTCTCGCTGGTCAAGGAGGCCAACGTCGCGGGGTGGTGGCACAGCTATTCGGACGTGCTGCCCGGGTGGTTCCAGACCTATGTCGGGCTGGAGGGCGCCGCGTCACTCATCAGGCTGTACGAGGTGCAGTTCGTGCACGGACTCTTCCAGACGGAGGCGTACGTGCACGCCGTCGTGTCCCGCGGCAACGCGGAGGTGCAGCCGGCGGAGATCGAGCGCCGCGTCGCGCTCCGCCTGGAGCGGCAGAAGGTACTGGTCTCCGAGAACGCCCCGGACTTCCACGTCGTCCTCGACGAGGCGGCCCTCAGGCGCCCGTACGGCGGCCCCGAGGTGATGCGCGGCCAGCTCCAGCACCTCATAGAGGTCTCCGAGCGGCCCAACGTCACCCTCCAGGTGATGCCCTTCAGTGCCGGCGGGCACGCCGGGGAGTCCGGCTCGTTCGCCATGCTCAGCTTCCCCGAGTCCGACCTCTCCGACGTCGTCTACCTGGAGCAGCTCACCAGCGCGCTCTACCTCGACAAGAAGGAGGACGTCGAGCAGTACGAACGGGCCATGAGCGAGCTCCAGCACACGTCCCCGAACCCGGCCGAGACCCGGGACCTGCTCAGAGACCTCCTCAGACGGATCTGA
- a CDS encoding DUF397 domain-containing protein — protein MHHVYNGMAATELCGVAWQKSRYSNSQGSCVEFARLPGGEVAVRNSRDPEGPALVYTRAEIEAMLLGIKDGEFDHLIAGP, from the coding sequence GTGCACCACGTGTACAACGGCATGGCGGCCACGGAGCTGTGCGGGGTGGCCTGGCAGAAGAGCAGGTACAGCAACTCCCAGGGGTCCTGCGTCGAGTTCGCCAGGTTGCCCGGCGGAGAAGTGGCCGTACGCAATTCCCGTGATCCCGAGGGGCCCGCGCTGGTCTATACGCGCGCCGAGATAGAAGCCATGCTCCTCGGCATCAAGGACGGTGAGTTCGACCACCTCATAGCGGGCCCCTGA
- a CDS encoding ATP-binding protein — translation MGTKRSTMLVDPLKQGLPPVDPASASSAASCALPPRYEAVREARHFTDRTLGHWKLGDRCEDVCLVVSELVTNALRHALPSDTPREDEPPVRLHLMHWTARLVCAVRDPSAESPLATPPDAGDLAAESGRGLFLVESFSDGWGWHPLAGALHGKVVWAQFHL, via the coding sequence ATGGGGACGAAGAGATCGACCATGCTCGTCGATCCGTTAAAGCAGGGGCTTCCTCCTGTCGACCCCGCGTCCGCCTCCAGCGCCGCCTCCTGCGCCCTGCCCCCACGGTACGAAGCGGTGCGCGAGGCCCGGCACTTCACCGACAGGACGCTCGGCCACTGGAAGCTGGGCGACCGCTGCGAGGACGTCTGCCTGGTCGTCTCCGAGCTTGTCACCAACGCCCTGCGGCACGCGCTGCCTTCGGACACCCCGCGCGAGGACGAACCTCCCGTGCGCCTTCATTTGATGCACTGGACCGCCCGGCTCGTGTGCGCGGTGCGCGACCCCAGCGCGGAGAGTCCCCTTGCGACCCCGCCGGACGCCGGGGATCTGGCGGCGGAGTCGGGCCGCGGATTGTTTCTCGTCGAATCGTTCAGCGACGGCTGGGGATGGCATCCGCTTGCGGGCGCACTGCACGGGAAGGTGGTCTGGGCACAGTTTCATCTGTGA
- a CDS encoding FUSC family protein, which yields MSWIRALKETGRSGLAIERKRLEPLVAARGALGLAIVIAFSQWAFGPAVAAGSAFGAFQAAIATFQGSWRPRPELAFASGTSLGISTFLGYLTVTHRPAFLALLVVWTFLAGLSWAAGPTVGFIASTNVAIMLVTVTLPTSVAQAAAHGGVMVLGGLVQAALVVLLPLGRWGAHRDALAGALASEAEYARELRDDPQAPFDPKPLMQARDAAALTPRQARTRPAELHGARGLAERIRPVLAALADPAVGAAESGRQRERVHELLTAAGAILDAVADAIRHGRRAELPPNAVAAFATPDTGTILTGPARRAAVRLSTLLHDLAEAAGGVRGHNGLPVRGRSAAEHGAGGRAGVEAGTGDHASRRRGRQEAGDRLLRRPGLVGLVPEAVRAMRREARHGSQIRRHALRAAAVVAAGYLLGSALPLGHGYWAPMAAVMVMRPDFSGTYSRAVARFAGTLVGVVLATAVVRLAAPGTPLAGTLAVVSAGLMYLLMRTGQLASQACIGAYVVFLLGMGGEEWTQTVPQRVLLTLLGGVLAMLAYAVYPDWETPRLRGRLADWLGTNLRYSAEVVGRYGNPAGHGSAEVRTALLTARDARIEWREAAERAGTEPVRARGLSRTAADAAARAVGQLGRVTLLMEAHAPARDADPWPAAERLADALGKAAEKGAKAVREGHVPHWDGVRAALETAGEDGDGGHPGAGDASGGDAGAGDASGADTGAGSTEEAGAGERPLDGIVLSSGRLLLDALDELSDALRAGSDARLPMKGARLP from the coding sequence GTGAGCTGGATACGGGCGCTTAAGGAGACCGGACGCTCAGGTCTGGCGATCGAACGCAAGCGGCTCGAACCGCTGGTCGCGGCCCGCGGCGCCCTGGGGCTGGCGATCGTGATCGCCTTCAGCCAGTGGGCGTTCGGCCCGGCGGTCGCGGCCGGCTCGGCGTTCGGCGCGTTCCAGGCCGCCATCGCGACCTTCCAGGGGAGCTGGCGCCCCCGCCCCGAGCTGGCGTTCGCGTCCGGTACCAGCCTCGGCATCTCCACCTTCCTCGGCTACCTGACCGTCACCCACCGCCCGGCGTTCCTCGCGCTGCTGGTGGTGTGGACGTTCCTCGCCGGGCTGAGCTGGGCCGCGGGGCCCACGGTGGGCTTCATCGCGTCGACCAACGTGGCGATCATGCTGGTGACCGTCACCCTGCCGACCTCCGTGGCGCAGGCCGCCGCGCACGGCGGCGTGATGGTCCTGGGCGGGCTGGTGCAGGCGGCGCTCGTGGTGCTCCTCCCGCTGGGCCGGTGGGGCGCGCACCGGGACGCCCTCGCGGGGGCGCTGGCGTCCGAGGCGGAGTACGCGCGCGAGTTGCGCGACGACCCGCAGGCTCCGTTCGACCCGAAGCCGCTGATGCAGGCCCGCGACGCCGCCGCCCTCACCCCCCGTCAGGCCCGCACCCGCCCGGCCGAACTGCACGGCGCACGCGGCCTCGCGGAACGCATCCGCCCCGTGCTGGCCGCGCTGGCCGACCCCGCCGTGGGCGCGGCCGAGTCGGGTCGGCAGCGGGAGCGGGTGCACGAGCTGCTGACAGCCGCCGGCGCGATCCTGGACGCCGTGGCGGACGCGATCCGGCACGGCCGGCGTGCCGAGCTGCCCCCGAACGCGGTGGCCGCGTTCGCCACCCCCGACACCGGCACCATCCTGACCGGCCCGGCCCGCCGCGCGGCCGTCCGCCTGAGCACCCTGCTGCACGACCTGGCGGAGGCCGCGGGCGGCGTCCGCGGGCACAACGGGCTGCCGGTCCGGGGCCGGTCCGCGGCCGAGCACGGGGCCGGCGGGCGGGCCGGGGTGGAGGCCGGGACCGGCGATCACGCTTCCCGGCGGCGGGGGCGGCAGGAGGCCGGGGACAGGCTGCTGCGGCGGCCGGGGCTGGTCGGTCTCGTGCCGGAGGCGGTGCGCGCGATGCGGCGCGAGGCACGGCACGGCTCGCAGATCAGGCGGCACGCGCTGCGGGCGGCGGCGGTGGTGGCCGCGGGCTACCTGCTCGGCAGCGCCCTGCCGCTCGGACACGGGTACTGGGCGCCCATGGCGGCCGTCATGGTGATGCGCCCCGACTTCTCGGGGACCTACTCGCGGGCGGTCGCACGGTTCGCCGGCACCCTGGTGGGCGTCGTGCTCGCCACGGCCGTGGTGCGCCTCGCGGCGCCCGGCACGCCGCTCGCGGGCACGCTCGCCGTGGTCTCGGCGGGCCTGATGTACCTGCTGATGCGCACCGGCCAGCTCGCGTCGCAGGCCTGCATCGGCGCGTACGTCGTCTTCCTGCTGGGCATGGGCGGCGAGGAGTGGACGCAGACCGTTCCGCAGCGGGTGCTGCTCACCCTGCTCGGCGGGGTGCTGGCGATGCTCGCCTACGCGGTCTACCCGGACTGGGAGACGCCCCGGCTGCGCGGCAGGCTGGCGGACTGGCTGGGCACGAACCTCCGGTACTCCGCCGAGGTCGTCGGCCGCTACGGGAACCCTGCCGGCCACGGCTCCGCGGAGGTCCGTACGGCGTTGCTGACCGCTCGCGACGCCCGTATCGAATGGCGCGAGGCGGCGGAACGTGCCGGCACCGAACCGGTGCGGGCGCGCGGTCTGTCCCGCACCGCGGCCGACGCCGCCGCCCGTGCAGTGGGGCAACTGGGCCGGGTCACCCTGCTGATGGAGGCCCACGCTCCGGCCCGCGACGCCGACCCGTGGCCCGCGGCGGAGCGCCTGGCGGACGCCCTGGGCAAGGCTGCGGAAAAGGGCGCCAAGGCGGTGCGCGAAGGGCACGTACCGCACTGGGACGGGGTGCGCGCGGCCCTGGAGACGGCGGGTGAGGACGGGGACGGCGGGCACCCGGGGGCCGGGGACGCGAGCGGCGGGGACGCTGGTGCCGGGGACGCGAGCGGCGCGGACACAGGTGCCGGGAGCACGGAGGAAGCGGGCGCGGGCGAGCGCCCGCTGGACGGCATCGTGCTGAGCAGCGGCCGGCTGCTGCTCGACGCGCTGGACGAGCTGTCGGACGCGCTGCGCGCCGGCAGCGACGCGCGACTCCCCATGAAGGGCGCGAGACTTCCCTGA
- a CDS encoding MFS transporter, with translation MSDALPRVPDEGASPAPRASAVVPVLAFGGIVVATMQTLVIPIVPALPHLLNAPASDTAWAVTATLLAAAVATPMMGRLGDMFGKRLMLLISLVVLVGGSVIAGLSDTLGPMIVGRALQGLAAGVIPLGISIMRDELPAERLGSATAVMSASLGVGGALGLPAAALIAEHFDWHVLFWASGGLGAVATVLVVALVPESKVRTGGRFDLLGAIGMAAGLVCLLLGISKGADWGWGSATTLGLFGAAVIVLLVWGVFELRTRDPLVDLRTTARRQVLFTNLASIALGFAMFAMSLVLPQLLQMPKATGYGLGQSLLSAGLVMAPSGLVMLALAPVSAALSKAKGPKVTLIVGALIVAAGYGLNIVLMDEVWQMVLVSCVIGGGIGFTYGAMPSLIMGAVPASETGAANSLNTLMRSIGTSSASAIAGVILAQMTTAFGGIALPSQDGFRTVLAIGAGAAVLAAALASFIPRHRRAAAPAQAPAPASAVPSAVPDGAAVPAASVASELAPLPAEPLAAAMNGVAGAGAGAAGIRVGGRVRSAESTPVRGAAVTLISLTGRQLGRAVTHAGGSYGLDAPGPGSYVLIASADGYQPQATTVVVADAPVTLDVLMSGTSGLAGEVRSAESGSPVGGAVVIVADARGDVLATGETDVLGEFGIAGLAPGTVTLAVNSDKHRPLARPVEISGTGTTRIEVELQPGAYLRGTVHGAGAPLGGARVTLADAAGNVVGTTITGTDGAYAFSDLDSGAYTLTAAGYPPASSALTVTGRTVDDHDIELGYGAW, from the coding sequence GTGTCCGATGCCCTTCCCAGAGTTCCCGACGAGGGGGCGTCCCCGGCACCGCGGGCGAGCGCCGTCGTGCCGGTCCTGGCCTTCGGCGGGATCGTCGTCGCGACGATGCAGACGCTGGTCATACCCATCGTCCCGGCGCTGCCCCACCTCCTGAACGCCCCCGCGTCGGACACCGCCTGGGCCGTCACGGCCACCCTGCTGGCCGCCGCCGTCGCCACCCCGATGATGGGGCGCCTCGGCGACATGTTCGGCAAGCGGCTGATGCTGCTGATCAGCCTGGTGGTGCTGGTGGGCGGCTCGGTCATCGCCGGGCTCAGCGACACGCTGGGCCCGATGATCGTCGGGCGGGCCCTGCAGGGCCTGGCGGCCGGTGTGATCCCGCTCGGCATCAGCATCATGCGCGACGAGCTCCCCGCCGAGCGCCTCGGCTCCGCCACCGCCGTGATGAGCGCCTCCCTCGGCGTCGGCGGCGCGCTCGGCCTGCCCGCCGCCGCGCTCATCGCCGAGCACTTCGACTGGCACGTGCTGTTCTGGGCGTCCGGCGGCCTGGGCGCCGTCGCGACCGTGCTGGTCGTGGCCCTCGTACCCGAGTCCAAGGTGCGCACCGGCGGGCGCTTCGACCTGCTCGGCGCGATCGGGATGGCGGCGGGTCTGGTCTGCCTGCTGCTGGGGATCTCCAAGGGCGCCGACTGGGGCTGGGGCAGCGCGACCACCCTCGGCCTGTTCGGGGCGGCCGTCATCGTGCTGCTGGTGTGGGGCGTCTTCGAGCTGCGCACCAGGGATCCGCTGGTCGACCTGCGCACCACCGCCCGCCGCCAGGTGCTGTTCACCAACCTGGCCTCGATCGCTCTGGGCTTCGCGATGTTCGCGATGTCGCTGGTCCTTCCGCAGCTCCTCCAGATGCCGAAGGCCACCGGCTACGGCCTGGGCCAGTCCCTGCTCTCCGCGGGCCTGGTCATGGCGCCGTCCGGCCTGGTGATGCTGGCCCTGGCGCCGGTCTCCGCCGCCCTGTCGAAGGCGAAGGGCCCGAAGGTCACCCTGATCGTCGGCGCGCTGATCGTGGCCGCCGGCTACGGCCTGAACATCGTCCTGATGGACGAGGTCTGGCAGATGGTGCTGGTCTCCTGCGTCATCGGCGGCGGCATCGGCTTCACCTACGGCGCCATGCCCTCGCTGATCATGGGTGCCGTGCCGGCGTCCGAGACGGGCGCCGCGAACAGCCTCAACACCCTGATGCGGTCCATCGGAACGTCGAGCGCCAGCGCCATCGCGGGCGTCATCCTGGCCCAGATGACCACCGCTTTCGGCGGCATCGCGCTGCCGTCGCAGGACGGCTTCCGCACGGTCCTGGCCATCGGTGCCGGTGCCGCGGTGCTGGCCGCCGCGCTGGCCTCGTTCATCCCGCGCCACCGCCGGGCCGCCGCACCGGCCCAGGCCCCCGCGCCCGCGTCGGCGGTCCCGTCCGCCGTCCCGGACGGCGCCGCGGTACCCGCCGCCTCCGTGGCCTCGGAGCTTGCCCCGCTGCCCGCGGAGCCGCTCGCCGCCGCCATGAACGGCGTCGCCGGTGCCGGTGCCGGTGCCGCCGGGATCCGGGTCGGCGGGCGCGTCCGCAGCGCGGAGAGCACGCCCGTGCGCGGGGCGGCCGTGACGCTGATCTCGCTCACCGGGCGCCAGCTCGGCCGGGCGGTGACGCACGCCGGCGGCTCCTACGGCCTGGACGCCCCCGGGCCCGGTTCGTACGTGCTGATCGCCTCCGCCGACGGCTACCAGCCGCAGGCCACCACGGTCGTCGTCGCCGACGCGCCGGTCACCCTCGACGTCCTGATGAGCGGCACGAGCGGCCTGGCGGGCGAGGTGCGGTCCGCGGAGAGCGGGTCCCCGGTCGGCGGGGCCGTGGTCATCGTGGCCGACGCGCGCGGTGACGTGCTGGCCACCGGCGAGACCGACGTGCTGGGCGAGTTCGGCATCGCCGGCCTGGCGCCGGGGACGGTGACCCTCGCGGTCAACTCCGACAAGCACCGCCCGCTGGCCCGGCCCGTCGAGATCAGCGGCACCGGCACCACCCGGATCGAGGTCGAGCTCCAGCCCGGGGCGTACCTGCGCGGCACGGTGCACGGCGCGGGCGCCCCGCTGGGCGGCGCCCGGGTGACGCTGGCGGACGCCGCCGGCAACGTGGTCGGTACGACGATCACCGGGACGGACGGCGCGTACGCCTTCTCCGACCTGGACAGCGGGGCGTACACCCTGACGGCGGCCGGATACCCGCCGGCCAGCAGCGCGCTGACGGTCACCGGGCGCACCGTCGACGACCACGACATCGAACTCGGCTACGGCGCCTGGTAG
- a CDS encoding aldehyde dehydrogenase family protein: protein MSFFTDLARQYIDGEWRDGSGSWDNIDVNPYNGEKLASITIATTGELDLAYRAAQRAQKEWAATNPYSRRLVFERALRTIEDHEDEITAAIVTELGSTRLGASYEVHLAMEFLREAIHLPLRAEGRLISSPVDGKENRVYRAPVGVVGVITPFNFPFLLAVKSVAPALSLGNAVVLKPHEEAPVTGGALVAKVFEDAGLPGGLLNVVITDVAEIGDAMIEHPVPKVISFSGTETVGRHVATVCAAHFKHAILELGGNSALTVLDDADVDYAVDAAVYSRYVHQGQVCMAANRILVHRTLEEEFTAKFVAKVRALKAGDPAEPDTAIGPVINSAQADAVAAVVAQATAEGATVLVNGRISGNLVEPIVLSGLPADSPVMKREIFGPVALLVPFEDEEEAVRLVNGNPYGLSGAVHTSDVERGVNFARRIDTGMVHVNDGTIQDEPAVAFGGEQHSGLGRLNGEQMVEAFTTQKWISVQHGRSAFPF, encoded by the coding sequence ATGTCCTTCTTCACCGACCTGGCCCGCCAGTACATCGACGGGGAGTGGCGGGACGGCAGCGGCTCCTGGGACAACATCGACGTCAACCCGTACAACGGTGAGAAACTCGCGTCGATCACGATAGCCACCACGGGCGAACTCGACCTCGCCTACCGCGCGGCGCAGCGGGCCCAGAAGGAGTGGGCCGCCACCAATCCGTACAGCCGCAGGCTGGTCTTCGAGCGGGCGCTGCGCACCATCGAGGACCACGAGGACGAGATCACCGCCGCCATCGTCACCGAGCTGGGCAGCACGCGGCTGGGCGCCTCCTACGAGGTGCACCTCGCCATGGAGTTCCTCCGCGAGGCGATCCACCTGCCGCTGCGCGCCGAGGGCCGGCTGATCAGCTCGCCCGTGGACGGCAAGGAGAACCGCGTCTACCGCGCCCCGGTCGGCGTGGTCGGTGTGATCACCCCCTTCAACTTCCCCTTCCTGCTCGCCGTCAAGTCCGTCGCGCCCGCGCTCTCGCTGGGCAACGCCGTGGTGCTCAAGCCGCACGAGGAGGCGCCGGTCACCGGCGGGGCACTGGTGGCCAAGGTCTTCGAGGACGCCGGGCTCCCCGGCGGCCTGCTGAACGTCGTGATCACCGATGTCGCCGAGATCGGCGACGCCATGATCGAGCACCCCGTGCCCAAGGTGATCTCCTTCAGCGGCACCGAGACCGTCGGCCGGCACGTCGCCACCGTCTGCGCCGCCCACTTCAAGCACGCCATCCTCGAACTCGGTGGCAACAGCGCCCTCACCGTCCTCGACGACGCCGACGTCGACTACGCCGTGGACGCCGCCGTCTACAGCCGGTACGTTCACCAGGGCCAGGTCTGCATGGCCGCGAACCGCATCCTGGTGCACCGCACGCTGGAGGAGGAGTTCACGGCGAAGTTCGTCGCCAAGGTCAGGGCGCTCAAGGCCGGCGACCCCGCCGAGCCGGACACCGCGATCGGCCCGGTCATCAACTCCGCCCAGGCGGACGCGGTCGCCGCCGTCGTCGCCCAGGCCACCGCCGAGGGCGCCACCGTGCTGGTGAACGGCAGGATCAGCGGCAACCTGGTCGAGCCCATCGTGCTCAGCGGCCTGCCCGCCGACTCCCCGGTCATGAAGCGGGAGATCTTCGGCCCCGTGGCGCTGCTCGTCCCGTTCGAGGACGAGGAGGAGGCGGTGCGGCTGGTGAACGGCAACCCGTACGGCCTGAGCGGTGCCGTGCACACCTCCGACGTCGAGCGCGGGGTGAACTTCGCCCGGCGGATCGACACGGGCATGGTCCACGTCAACGACGGCACCATCCAGGACGAGCCGGCGGTGGCCTTCGGCGGCGAGCAGCACTCGGGCCTCGGGCGGCTCAACGGCGAGCAGATGGTGGAGGCGTTCACCACGCAGAAGTGGATCTCCGTGCAGCACGGGCGGAGCGCGTTCCCGTTCTGA